The genome window ACGCGTGTGGTGATGCTGGTCACCAGAGGGTCATACTCAGGACCCAAACTGCGCAGCATGTAGGAGATGATTTCCTTGGGCTCGAGCAGCTTGCCAATGGCAGATAGTGTATCGACGATGCCTTGAAAATAATCGGTGACGTTGAGGTCTTTCTTCTGAATGGTGGCGAGCTACATCCGAATTTGCATGATGCGGGCTCTCGAACTTGAGAGTACATAGTCTCTAGTGTGTTCCACACCTCCCTCGAGGTTGTCATAAAGACAATCGATGCAAGCACTTCTTCTGTCAGTGAGGAGAGGATGGCACTCAAGACAAGTTGGTCTTGTTCGAACCAGAGAGTGTACTCTGGATTGACGATGATCGCAGCGCCACTGTCGACGTTCTGTGTGATTGTTGGCGCAGGTCGACTGATGGTCCCGTCAACATAGCAGAGAAGACGCTGGCTTCTTAGCTATGGCAGCAATTGCGCAGACCAAAGAAGGTAATTGTCGTGCGAAAGCTTGATGTTCATCATGTGGTTGAAGGAAGGAGCAGGTAGGAGGTCAGCAGCTTGAGTTGCAGTGGTGCAGCGGCTATTGCTAGACTGGGATTGAGCTCCTGCCATGGCGAGCAAAGGGTGGAGACGAATCGAGGCTCTAGTACCATATAATGAGAATCAAGTGCACCGATCCACACTGGATCATGTTCTATTTATAGCAGCAAGATTACAATGGATCACAACAATCTCTGATCCACAATCTTAGGAGATCTACCAGCTAGTGCGGAACAGACTCAGCGCATGCACAGGGCGCCAGAGGACGTGGTCACCACGTTCTGCAGAACAGTCACCACGGAGCTTACAACAGCATATGCACACGATCTCCTAATACACCGACTCAAGCTGACATTCGTTTTCTAACAGGAAAGAGAGTGGAAACATCTTTTGTGCCCTGTATATTGCATGTTTTGTATGATTGGGATTGCTTTTGGGAAATTTTGTAATCAAAATCCTCCCATCCGTACATGGTTTATTAATCCCAGGTCGTCCAAGAAACATTACTGGCCCTgcattttgtttaaatttggtTTCTTTAGTCTTTGTGAGTTCACCCTACAAAATTATAATGTAATTGAGGCGAGGAACTTGGGAAGAGTTTAATCTGTGAAAGATCTTTTGCTTGTCCCTTAAAACACTCCCAGATATCATTCTAAAGAATGATGAAGTTAACATGAGACAAAGCTCCGTGTTTATTATTGATATTATATTGGAAAAAGGATCAAGTGGAGAGTCGAGTTGTATTAATGATTCCTAAAGACCTATCTGAATATTGGGCGTATAAAGGTCATGCTCCCCAAACGTTGCCTAGAAGTAACATTTGTAGCAGTGTTGTTGTATGCAGAAGTTGAGTTATTTagttaaaagaaaatataggtGCCGATTGTGTCCTCCTGACCATCTGCTCAATTCGCAGATTTGCATAGACAGTTTGGTAGTCCAACTCATGCAGATACTATTCTACCCAAGTTTGATGAGACAACCAGGCAATTTTGTTCAGCTGAGCATACAAATCTCAGAACAAACCCATAAAAAGTTGTCAAAAAATAATTTCTATCTAGTAATAGTTAGAATTTAAGTTTGGTCGTCTTAGTAGTTGGTATAAGAGGTTTTTTAGAAGTTAAAGTTACTCTACGATTCAAAAATTGCTAGTTGCTTGAGCAGATAAGAAAGCTTGGACTGAAATAGCTAAATAAGGTGAAATATGTGAGGTCACAGGGTACTGTggtatatatttgtaaatatgtATTTGGGTGTATAGATTTGTAGGTTGGATCTTTTCCATGTGTGGATGCAACTCATTAATGGATTAAATAGCAACCATTTGTTCAGGGAGAAATCAAATTACCTGATTTTGTGGGTTATTTTGAAGTTCTTTTTTCTGGTTTAGATTTGTAACTAGACAATCGTTTGTAGGGAAGGCATTAGTTTTAATATTTGTGAGATGAAGATGGTCGTTTCTATAATGATTCTTGGAATGACTTAGCTAGGAAATGGCTAGTTTAGAACTTGAAGATGGCCAACCAAATATGCTGTGTGCGTCTACAATGGGTGGCTTAGTGCTGCTGCTGTGCTCCTGAAGCACCGATGTCAAAGATGATCAAATATTTGGCTCGATATGTTGATTAGTTGTTGCCCTTGTTTGCGATCACCATTTATTAAAGGGACAGCATTTCCTATGTTGATCACGTGGCGCTTCAGAAATCCTGATTGTATCATGCTTCTTTCCACAGGTTGCGATGTCTTTTGATTTGTCTGACCAAAGCAAAGCACCAAAGCTAGTAGCGGAGAGCACGTGGAATTATGAGATATGATTGCCTCTATCAGCAGGCAGCTCCTTCCTAAATAGCACCCTTCTCATACTGTTTACTGTGTCTGGTACTATTTTTTAGGGTGCGCCATGGTTTATACCTGGTTATGTTATTCATTTTTGCCTGTCATGCGACGGGAGTTTTCACTGGCGATTCAGTGCTATGACATTCTTATATGCGCGTGATGAACACGAGTGTCTTGTGGCAAAGAAAATCTCTGCATTGGTGTTTGGTGTTGATGTTTCTCTGTGGAAATGCTTGATGTTTTGCTGTGGGAGCATGTAAAGCTTTTGGGTGGAGTGGAAGAACATCTATCAGCGATGCAATCGGGGGTCTGAGTTTGGGCGGTATTTGGAGTTGGGGACTTACATACATGGATGGTCGGTATAGAATGCTCGTGGCTCGTGGATCTAGGTGTCGAAGGGTCTATTTGGTTCGTGTTTAAGTTCGTTATATCTAAAGTTAATTAAATACGGCTTATTATAAAAGGTATGATTAATAAATTCTTAGTTATAAGTATGATAAATTAGTTATAAAAACTAAGTATATGATGAAAGAGTTGGCAGTTAATCAAACagttattttaaaaatctataacatAAGTAACAAACTTAGTTACGATCTAAATATGCGTATACTAAGGTGCAGTATGTCTTAGTAGATTGTAACTTGTTATGTGAAAGAAACACGTCAGCAAGGTATGAGAATGTTAGCTGCGTTGTGCGCCATGCAGTATGTCTTTTTTAATTGTCGCTTAGAACAGCGACAGGTCTTTATCGATATGTTTTAACatcattttttataatatttttatcgAGAATTTGTTAGACATACATTtacatgaaagtatttttcataacGAATTTACTCATATTATTTACATGTGTCGTATCCTAATAACTTTATATGTATTAacgatcaaagttttaaaatttaactacGCATATTATAAAACATCATCTATTTAAGAATAAATAGAGATAGCAGCCTGGGAAAGAAATGGCTGAGTCGAGTCTGCTTGGTGCTCAAGTACCAGCCGAGCATGCTTGAGGCTGACGGCGACAATGCTATACTAGTATTGCGGAGAAGAAGAATCATCATTCATCAAGAAAGATGGTCGTGAGCGTCAGTATATACTAGGTCAAATTAAGAAAACGCTTCACCTCCATTGAATCTGAATGGCTTCGCACCGAAGCAGCCGGCCTGGTGAGGGAACCAACCAGGAGATATACAGTATAAAATCAAATCCTCGTGCCTGCTCCTGTTTCATTCTTACAAGTACTCCTCCTACATGCACCACGATATACAGTGCCTGCCTCCATCATCAACCTCACCACATCATTCACGAGTACTATAGCTACACTAGTAATCGGTAATTCGGCAGCAGAATTGAAGGAGCGACATGGGCTTGGCGTTGGGGCGGCTGCTGGGCGTGAGCCTGAGCCGTCTGTTCGCGAGGAAGGAGGCGCGGATCTTGATGCTGGGTCTGGACGCCGCAGGCAAGACCACCATCCTCTATAAGCTCAAGATGGGCGAGGTCGTCGCCACCGTCGCAACCATCGGTACGTACCTGCCCTACGTCTTTGCATGCTCTCTCCTACCTGTCAATGCCAACGCCGACTCTGCGCTCATTCGTTCCAGCTCAGGATGTTTAATAGGAGCTGACTGTGAATTATTTGTTCTAAGCCACTTTAATTTAATCCCTGCTCGATCTCCTTAGTGGCTCTTTTCTTGTTTAACGAATGGCAGAGCTCTTGCTCTCTtttcggaagaaaaaaaaggatctCCTTAGTGGCCAATGAGCGACCCTTTGATTATATTCATCCAAAATCCAAATGGTGCAGCTTCAAACTCCACGGCATTTACCCTCCACAGCGAACCACTTTCATACAACACAAATCACCACAGAAAATTCAACGAAAGCTAGTACACAAGGTGATTTCATTGGCCCAACATCGTACCAAATTCCACACTCAAAGGGGTTCAGAAGAGGAAGAACTGAAAAAGAGAAATGTTCTTGGGGTGGTCGCTGTTTCAAATACCCACCACCCCATATCAATTCCCACCATCCAAATTCACCACCGAAAAAACTGGGACAATTAAGAGAATAAACAGGTGCTGAAGTAGAGAATCATCAAAGCTTAATCCTAAAATACTTTCAGCAGTGAGAGCAGTAAAAAAGATAAACTTTGAAGGTGTGGGTCCGTATTTCAAATATTGACACCCTAAATCGTCTCCTCACTGATGGTACCGTCCAAAATCGCCACCAAAatatctagaattttttttacaggCGTGGATTGAAGCGGGTAAGCCTAGTACAAAATTTCAGACTTAACAGAATGACGAAGATTGAGAATTGAAAAGACAAATGTTCACGGAGTGGTCGGTATCTTACAAATTGCCACGAACAattctatatataaaaaattttgCAGGCGAGGATTGCGGTAAATAAGCGTCTTACAAAAGTTTAGAGTGAACCGAATTCAGAGGAGGGAGAATTAAAAAAGACAAATGTTCATGGGGTGGTCGGCATTTGAAATAACGACCACCCCAGTAAATGATTTCTCCCACGATGTTACGATCCAAATCaccaaaaaaattctagaaaagaTTACATAGGCGGGGAGTACCGTGGCGCAGAATCCTGCAAAGTTTcctactaaaaaaatattccgTAGAGGGAGAGATAAAAAAGGGAACTTTTGAGACAACTTAGTCGGTGTTTCATAGTGACAACGCCTAAATGACTAGGAAAATTCACAAAGGCTGGGGCGCAGTTGCTTTTCCTCTGCTGCTTTTCATTGGATTTGCTCACATTTGTGGCCTGGAACGCGCTCAATGCTCCCATCCATGATCGATCCGGCTTGGTTCCAAGAGAAGGAAGATGCAAGAATGTCTGAATCTTTTTAGAACCGAAAGCTACGAGCATTACACATCTGACGATATCTCATTCTACGCAGCAGAAGCAGAAGTTTACATTGCCTTGGATTAATTAATTCATCTCATCTAGATTATATATGTATTAGATGTGCATAACTCAGCCTCGTCGATTCGAGTTGATTTCCACAGATAGTTGCGCTGAAGTTTCACACATCTATGGTCTTTACCTTTGAAAATGTACTTACAGTTCCATATGATTCCTGTCGAAGCTAAGCTAGTCGCTCACCTTACTAAAAGAtatagtgatgggttatagttTGCCTTCGCAGGGTTCAATGTTGAGACAGTTGCGTATAACAACATCAGCTTCACCGTTTGGGACGTCGGTGGCCAAGGATCGGTATATGTCTACATGCATTGTATTCGATTTAATTGCTTGTGCCAATAGTTAGCCCAATACCTACCGTGACTTAAGTTATTGGTTATCAGTTACACTTGTGGTTTCTGCAGCTCCGGCCATTGTGGAAGTACTACTTCCATGGCACCCAGGGCCTGATCTTCGTCGTCGACAGCAGCGATAGGGAGCGCATTCTTCAGGCCAAGGATGAGCTGAACATGTTGCTGAACGAGGTACATATATACCATGTTTCAGTCTTGAAGTAGTCAAGTCAGTTAGTGATGGTTTGGCTTCTGAAGATCGATGCATCCTGAACTGATGACAGGAGGAGCTTAGACATGCCGCGCTGCTTGTGTTTGCAAACAAGCAGGACCTTCCGAATGCTATGAGTGCAGCAGAGATGGTAGAAAAGCTTGGTCTTCAGTCCATTCGCCACCGTAGATGGTCTCTGCCTTCTTGAGTTCATTTCTTCCTGCAGTTACCTCTGGTCTCAGTTATATGAATATGAGTCCAATGAATTCAGAGATTAAACTTTCACTTGTCTCTGGCCATACTTAATGATTTCGCAGGTACATTCAGGGTGGATGTGCAACCTCAGGTGAAGGCCTCTGCGAAGGGCTGGATTGGCTCTCCACCAACATTGCAACCGAGGTGAAGGCCTCTACGAAAGCCTCTATGATTCTTTGCACCAtccttacatttttttttctcaataaaCAAAATGGAAGACTGCTAAACATGATCCTATAAGCTATATATAAATAGGAGGCTATTTTATGTCGCCAGTTGAATCATTCTGTTTAGTGTTTACACTTGTGCAGGCCTAAGGATTTCAGATCAGCAGACGTTGTACAGGAGTTGGGGTTGGTGTTATGTTTGCTTTGCAGTGTGCTGGGGGGTCACCAGATGCTGCACATTCCAAATATCCAGGGATCATGTGGTTGCCTGATAAAGTTGTATACGTTCAGATCTGTGCACAGTTGTGAGCTAGAGTTAATGTAATAAACAACATGACATTTGTATTTGTGTATATACaacatgatatatatatatatatatatatatatatatatatatatatatatatatatatatatatatatatatggttgcACCAGGTGACGCAGGGCTGATTTTTtggtacatgtatatatttgttCTTTCTTTGAATCAAATCTAAAGCGAAGAGCATGCAAACATTTCCACTAGGTGATAGATGAGTAGTAAAAATAAGAATCCTTAAAttcttttgtgagaaaaaagaTATAGTGGCCATTTAATTAAGTTGTACAGCAAAATTATCATTGTCCACCAAAAATACATAATGAAGCACACAAAGTTGCTCCTCTAGAGACGCATCAACTATTGATTCCCGTTGGGTTTGGGCGGTATCTATGCTTCTGGGTTTCAGTTTTGCAACTTTGTCCTTTTCCGGCATCACCTAGCTAGCGATGACACAAGGCCGGCAACGGCTGGCTTGAGTTTACTGAGCTTAATTTGCTTAATGCTCAATTAAGTACCAGACGAGGCTGACTTTGCTGCACATGACAACAAAGGATATATAATCAGGATAGTCATGTCGTGATCGTTAGTCAAACAAGTGGTTCGCTCGCTTAGGActgaagaagcagcagcaggtgacttttttttttttaatttttgccccccccccccccttctgaCTTCTTAGATTACATGGTAGCTGGTGATTTGAGGGAACGAACAACACAGTAGTTATTACCCTATATAAAATGCAAATGCTCGTGCCTGTTCTTGTTTGTTAGCATTGCATGCACATGCACGCTACTGCCTCTGCCTTAATCTCTCATCATCCCCACCAAAATTCAACTCAATCTTCTTCCATCATCTTCTCCGCAGAGCAGAAATCACCATCTATCGTATATTCCATCTTGGCTTGAGCGATGGGCGTGGCTCCTGAACCTGAACCTGTGGCGGCTGTTGAGGGTGGAAGCAGGAGGCGCGGATCCTGATGCTGGGGCTTGGCGCCACCGGCAAGAACACCATCATCTACAAGCTCAAGATAGGCAAGGTCGTCACCACCGTCCCAACCGTCGGTACGTGTTCCTATTATCCTACCAGGGCCTATCGACTCTTCCTGCAtgcatgctcatattttttgcGAACGCGTAAATGCTTTGCGTGTCAAATTTTACAGAAGAGAAGACCTCAGATCGACTCTTCCTATATGTGAGAAATaagttgaaatatattttaatttatatgCGATAAGTAATTGATAAGTTTgttgatttagtttgatgattcgTGGGATTACATTAGCATATATATGTATTACAGTTATGATCGTGACTAAataaagttgtagagaaaacGGAGTTAGtatttttgtttctgagttTAGAAAAATTTATCTCATCgtataatccggtgttcagaaacgtgaactcaccggatggttcgacgaTCAGAAGGtttcacaccggagtatttcagTACAGAAGCAAGATTTAATATGGTTGTCTTGAAGTCTCGAGTGTTTGTCGTTCTCAGTCATGCAATACTTCGCTTAAATAAGAGGCAAATTGAGAATAAAATGAATTGCAAATAACTATGTTTAAATGCTCAATCTTTTTAATCACTAGATCTAAttaagtcttgatttcatatgtgagcgtttgcaaagcctactgtcatgaatgtTTATTTGCCTAGTTCGAGATTaaagtttgctagttcttaatgcttgtctTGCCTCAACACAAGTGAATGCTTATGTTGTGATCGCTTTAATCATGATTCAACTATATGAacttaaatgcatcaataattCTTTAGGTTTAGCTTATAAAGCTTCATGCTATTGTAACATtgtatctttttgagcctttgtgcgaTTGTGAGCTTCACATTATACTCTACATAGCCTTTTGACGtttctagcatttgcaaatgctttgtggtatacttgtgaaagctcattataATTACATATTCATACATTGCAAGgtattttgtccttgatgtttacATTGccaaatagagaaaaaatatgtACTAAATCACAAAGAATAATCTTGTATaataaaaaatgtgcattcatcaagggggtttgtgttttttgtttgtctttgcttctcttcggacttatgcaatttatcttatgccaagtga of Phragmites australis chromosome 3, lpPhrAust1.1, whole genome shotgun sequence contains these proteins:
- the LOC133913819 gene encoding ADP-ribosylation factor 1-like → MGLALGRLLGVSLSRLFARKEARILMLGLDAAGKTTILYKLKMGEVVATVATIGFNVETVAYNNISFTVWDVGGQGSLRPLWKYYFHGTQGLIFVVDSSDRERILQAKDELNMLLNEEELRHAALLVFANKQDLPNAMSAAEMVEKLGLQSIRHRRWYIQGGCATSGEGLCEGLDWLSTNIATEA